Genomic segment of Zingiber officinale cultivar Zhangliang chromosome 11B, Zo_v1.1, whole genome shotgun sequence:
ATCATTAAATTAATGGTTTTAAGCCGtaatttatgtttaagtatgcaaaTTAAGTGAGAATAATCTTACTTGTCAGCACAAGTCACTGATTTTTCCCTGCATGTCTTCCATTGACGGACATCATTGCTCTGGCAAAATCCAaaagtgtttttttaaaaaaagtttggaaaatatgtatatatatataaactcggAAAAACTTACAGTGATGTTCATTTTAATGGCCTCGATCATTGTATCAACATCATTGTCGTAGAAGTCCTTCATTGCAGTCTCTATTATGCTCACATCCCACACCTAATTAAACATTGAACTATATCACAATTAAAACTATGAAATCATCATTTCATCTAAAATTTCCAATTGTAAACTCAACGTCACTTAACATGATGAAGGTTGGTCTTTCTTCTGTACCAATGGACAACAATGGTGTTTCCGCCTTCGTCGTCTGCAAATCCCACGTGCAATGGTTGGTGTACGTCTCCCACGAAATGCGCCAGGAACATGAGGCTCTCTGTTAAATTATCtgcatcattttaattttaaaaatgtcaCAGATTgaacaaaaaaattaattaatatgctTCTAAATAATTAAGCTTAATTACACGCGGAGGAATCTCCATAGCTCATCAGCTGTGTGGTGTAGTTGTTGATGGCTCCCACAACGCACATGTCCTGCTCTCCCTTTGCATTATGGCAGTCCCCTATTTCATGCTCGAGCAGTAAGGACATGAAAAACTAGCTATTTTAAATGCTGATTCGGActgttttttttcaaatattttcaaaagaaaaagagaCTTAGATATTTATGAGACACAAGCCGTGTCATCTGATCTAAAGATCACGGGAAAGATCATGATAATGATAGCAAAGATGAGGTAATAGTAGCGATCGATTTATAGCATGAAACAGCAACAAGAAGATCCGTGATCTAAACCGAATCTAAAAACAGCAAGAAGTAATTTTACTGGAATAGTCGAAGTCGCAGACTCCGGGCGTGTTGGCATAATGGAGAGGGCTCGACCACCGGTACCTGAACCGCATCTCGTCGGGCCACGAGCACACGGCTGCCAGATCTCCCCCGGCCGACGGCGGCAGCAGATCCACCACCGCCGCCGACGCTCCGCTCGTCAAATAATTCTGAGACGTACGTCCGTACGACGTCACAGTTCATTCGTGCCCAAATCTTACTTTACTTTAAACTGCAATCGAACATGGCAATTAAACCTCACCTCTGCAATTTTGCAGACCATGTAGTGGCCCTCCTTTCCCCATGCTTGTGTGGTGCGGGCTGTTGCCGCTGCGAGCAGGAGAAGGGCGTGGAAAAGAAGGAAGGTCTTCATCTTCTcctgccgtttctccttcctcctcctcctccttcccgtTCCATTCTTTATCGGCTGTCTGCCCTCTCATTTATAGTTAATTATCATTAAAACAAAATGAATCGACCATTGTCGTACTCATCGGAGTTCAAAGAGTGCaagattttatttccttttttgaaATTTGACAGGCTAATTCATAAAAAATCCATGGACCACAATGAACATGCTGACCGATTCACACTGTATGCGTGCTATTTTAAAAGTCTCATATAGATGCGGATTACCGATATGAATAATTGCCCCCATTATTAAATAGGTCTAAACCAATTACTGCACGTTCAAATCAATCGTAAAACAGAAAAGACGGATCGAATCGTTTTAAGTCAACCAGATTGATCCAATAGGATGTGGACtcttaaattatattatatttatcatatcataaacgtGTTATTTATGTTAATGAATAACTCTATTAGGTAACGTAAAAAATAGTatacatttttaaataaattattttcataaaCAAATAGATTGATTGTAAATCGATCGAGTCGGATTGTATGATCGGGCAACACAGGGAGCTATTGAATATTATCAATTATTGGTGGGCCATATAGACTCATCGAGTTAGGTGAGTTGATTATGCAAGATAAGTCATGCTAATCGAGTTGGGTAGTTGCCTTGGCAAGGCAGGACGAGGAGAAAAGAACATGTATATGTAAATTGGGACGAATATGGAGTAGAGttttactctctttttttttcttgttctaAATCGAACTATATAATACGTTACTATTTTATGCCTATTCCTCGTTGGAACTGAATTTAagtaatattttcatttttttttcatgaaccACGCCACAGTTGTGAATGTCCATCGATTCTATGTGGCTTGGAAAAAACACTACCCGTCCTAGTGTTTTGGATAAGATAGATCTGCCTCCAAAGTGTAAGGAAATAATTGGCCTATGTGGTTGCACAGCTGCAAGATTTTGGCTTTGCTGGCTACAGTGGCTTTGATTGCAGTAAAAATACGATTATATTTATTTAGGTTTTTTTTATAATCATAAGGTTAATTTATAATGAGTAGCTGGGTTGGAGATATTTTTTTTCCAAGAGTACTTATGCGTCAAAAATTAATGTATTACCCTATTATAATAAGTCTGGACTATAATAACGATGGTAGTTGGAGCCTTGGAATACTAATGGATCTGATTTAGATTgaattctatatttttttaatttcgtctttacatccattgaatatcagatatttatttttataccTATAAAAAGATGAAATATCTTATATACTAATAATTTTCTTATTTCCATCTAATTTATTATCATTCAACCAAAGGATGGCTAGATGAATGGAAAGCCCAATCAACCAAGCAAGGACGCCGAACAACTTGCCTAATGACGATGGATGGAGTCGAGAGGTAATCAACAATCCACGACGTGCTAATCTCATCGACCGTACAGCACAGTTAGTCGAACGAGCGACAGTCGAAAAGCAAAGGAGACGAAACAGCATATTCGAGGGACACGACCGAGCGAGggtgcctcggccgagcggatgcCGATCGGATATAGCGGGACCCACCTACGTATCTTGTCATATCCTTTTGGAGGTTTACACCACTGATAAAGGAGTATGTTCCACAGGCAAATGGTACTTTAGAATCTTTTAGCCTGTCATATCAGAGATATCCATGCTCACTTAAGAGAAACTCTCTCTTGTCATATGACAATCGGAAAAATATATACAtactttgagatgcgtgcacaaACACTACAATGTTGCATaaacaatctgttgccggagatttggaggacttagctgaatttaaaattacacagaatttaaattcaacttacaatagagataacctgagtggataatctcaggctaccaGCAAGGGCTAGTTTTTGCTAAGTGATGAAGGCAGTCTGCACAGTGTTAACAGAGCAGACTGATCGACAGAGCAGCACGAGCGAGCGCAGCGGATCAGAAAGGCCGACCGAGCAACACGATTAGGAGGCAGAAAGAGGTCGACCGGGCAAAGTAGTCGTTTGATCAGAGAGACCCATTGAGCAGTACGATCAGGCGAGCAGCAAGGCCGACCGGGCAGACATGCCTGGTAAGAGGCAGGTAGGCCGATCGGGCGAGCAGACAGGTCAAGCGTACAGACTAGCCTACCGGGTGAGCTAACAGACAGGCCGAGAAATCAAAGAGACAGACCGGGcaagctgaccgaggcctgcgattgacgcagtttccttgaaacatatttgCCTCACCTCCAGCAGTGCTTCGAGATTTACTCAGGTCAtctatttcccaggatacaacggttgacCGTGATTCCACCAAACACTAGTGGTCACAGCGAATTGAGTGGCACCCGAATGCTATCACGGGCACTTTGCCGAGCatgagttgcacgacagaggatgAGGGAATGACGATGGAGAGCTCTTTCTTGTGTTGCTGTGTGTTTTCTGCATGTAAtcgcatcctccttatataggagctcagatcaacggcAGCGTTAATGGtcaattaatgaccattactcgtCGAGCAGTGAAACGGTcgccgtttcactcattatcactTGACCGTCAGACCGATCCGGCATTCAGCGAGCGCAGGTCATGCCCGCACACAAGTCAACATGGTTTAGTACaaccgggccctggatttgcacctccCCCTCCtggcgcacccacgcgtgagagagagtctctccccatgcatttgttcatatcctcaatatatgtgaatcaatatataaaccaaccaacataactcccaatgtgggactaaagtctcattcacaatggagcctctttcctcttccacctcttctccattcacatcacttatatccaacaatcccccacatgaatagaGATAGAGTATGTGATAGCgttcaacagttgagtcaagtataggataagtaggttttaccctttgaaccttcccttatgAAGTTTTGGTTGCTTACTGgttgatagtagacacgatgtccttgaactatactatcGTCTGTGTAagtagtgacaaatctcacccaagactctccctgatataacTCAGTTCTCATAAGTGTGTTCGTTCTtagccatgaacacgcctggttttatgagaaactctaagaattgtgtctccaattctcttcgaagtgaccccacttctttctcacataggtgatccctcaagagttgtcatatactcttcttgatcattaaaaagCTCATTGGCTTATCTTAGTCTAGTCACTATTTCATTGAGCTatccccacagtgtgtctagtcagtacagattagttgtccctttaaaCCTAGTTCTTAGGATCTCCAGtctgcataggttgggtgtcctctgcactgatcgctgacaacgacatAAAGCTCATTCcttgtgatgagcttgcaactacctctcgatttaaccctttgattagcggatccgctaggttattcTTTgatttcacatagtcaacagtgataactcccgttgagagtagttgtctaatggtattatgtctatgatGTATATGTCTAGACAAACCATTATACAGATAGCTCTATGCCCGACCAAttactgattgactatcgcaatgtatgtaaATTGTTGGCACAGGTTTTGGCCATTTAGGAATACCTTCTAAGAATTATCGtagtcattcaacctcttcaccacatttattaagagctacaaactcagattccatcgtggatctagtTATTAAGGTTTGCTTAAAAGATTTCCAAGAAATGACTGTACCTGCTAGAGTGaaacatatccactagtagacttaaagtcttttatatcagatatccaacttgcatcgttgtatccttcgatcacagcaggatatcttgtatagtgcagtccatattcacgagtatacctcaaatacctcagtactcttgttatcccttttcaGTGCTCAACACCAGGATTACTCATGAATCTACTGAGTTTACTTATTTTGTAAGCCAAGTCTGgccgtgtacaactcatcaagtacatcagactttcaatcacttgagagtactctatctgagagatactttcacctcgattttttgatagatgttgactcgtatctatcgacgTTCGTGCCAATGCAGTATTGTTGagtgctacttggaataccgttttgttt
This window contains:
- the LOC122035243 gene encoding endonuclease 4-like, which translates into the protein MKTFLLFHALLLLAAATARTTQAWGKEGHYMVCKIAENYLTSGASAAVVDLLPPSAGGDLAAVCSWPDEMRFRYRWSSPLHYANTPGVCDFDYSRDCHNAKGEQDMCVVGAINNYTTQLMSYGDSSAYNLTESLMFLAHFVGDVHQPLHVGFADDEGGNTIVVHWYRRKTNLHHVWDVSIIETAMKDFYDNDVDTMIEAIKMNITSNDVRQWKTCREKSVTCADKYASESTSLACDYAYQDVEQDSTLGDEYFFSRLPVVEQRLAQGGVRLAAILNKLFSNSEEESKSGSQFLI